A region from the Bacteroidota bacterium genome encodes:
- the greA gene encoding transcription elongation factor GreA: MSDSPIYLTLEGRQKIEAELSDLKSRGRREIAARIAEARSHGDLKENAEYDAAKEAQGHLEMRIAKLEETLSKSRILDKSNLDSSKVTVLSQVKVFDLKKNKEFTYTLVSQQEADITTGKISTTSPIGKALLGHEVGQTVEITVPAGKLSFKILEITH, from the coding sequence ATGTCTGATAGTCCCATCTACCTGACCTTGGAAGGTCGGCAGAAAATTGAAGCAGAACTTTCCGATCTGAAATCGCGCGGACGTCGTGAAATTGCTGCAAGAATTGCCGAAGCCCGGTCACATGGCGATCTGAAAGAGAATGCCGAGTATGATGCGGCCAAGGAAGCACAGGGACATCTTGAGATGCGGATTGCCAAACTGGAAGAAACTCTGTCAAAGTCCAGAATTCTTGACAAATCCAATCTGGATAGTTCAAAAGTGACGGTTCTCAGCCAGGTGAAGGTATTTGACCTGAAAAAGAACAAGGAATTCACTTACACACTGGTTTCACAACAGGAAGCTGATATTACCACCGGAAAAATATCGACCACTTCACCGATTGGAAAGGCCCTTCTGGGTCATGAAGTCGGGCAAACGGTTGAAATCACAGTTCCAGCAGGGAAACTCTCTTTCAAGATACTTGAAATCACCCACTGA
- a CDS encoding glycosyltransferase yields the protein MKIDLTVIVAVHNEEAALPALLNSLRPDPSDEIFFVLDRCTDHSGTLIQEWKTPAKKRVISLSENPWVQAPKKFAILTGIQAAANEHLLFTDADCVVPSDWMDLYRQVFPAADVIIGFSLPVSETGSGILTSIQRADALITAVTYRTMTAAGLPYMSVGRNWGFRKSIFQSNYLTSHQSVRSGDDDLLFQKLIAQPGIRLQMLQNHQVSTRTIGSWPALLRQKTRHFQAGIRYPWSMKLILPLVFSWIYVVLGLIVTSIVLGSSVLGWTSLVGYAAIHALWMRRCRSLEQTLTKSVTPVIRIWLSTGLVFFLYPLISVFSHFFKSRWK from the coding sequence ATGAAAATCGATCTGACTGTGATTGTAGCGGTTCATAATGAAGAAGCGGCCCTTCCTGCCCTTCTGAATTCGTTGCGACCAGACCCTTCTGATGAAATTTTTTTTGTCCTGGACCGGTGCACAGACCATTCCGGAACCCTTATTCAGGAATGGAAAACGCCGGCGAAAAAGAGAGTCATTTCCCTTTCTGAGAACCCGTGGGTTCAAGCCCCAAAAAAGTTTGCAATCCTGACCGGAATTCAGGCCGCTGCCAATGAGCACCTTTTGTTTACCGATGCAGATTGTGTGGTTCCGTCCGATTGGATGGACCTGTACAGGCAGGTCTTCCCGGCTGCAGATGTTATCATTGGATTCTCGCTTCCGGTTTCTGAAACAGGATCAGGAATTTTAACATCCATTCAGCGTGCCGATGCCTTAATTACAGCCGTTACCTACCGTACCATGACTGCAGCCGGACTCCCATACATGTCAGTCGGACGAAACTGGGGATTCAGAAAATCCATCTTTCAATCCAATTACCTGACCTCTCATCAATCCGTCAGAAGCGGTGATGACGATCTCTTGTTTCAGAAATTGATTGCCCAGCCTGGAATCCGACTTCAAATGCTTCAGAACCATCAGGTCAGTACCAGAACCATCGGCTCCTGGCCAGCACTACTACGACAAAAGACCAGACATTTTCAGGCAGGAATCAGATATCCCTGGTCAATGAAACTGATTCTTCCCCTGGTTTTTTCCTGGATTTATGTGGTTTTGGGTCTGATTGTTACCTCGATCGTGCTGGGATCTTCCGTGTTGGGATGGACTTCTCTGGTCGGATACGCAGCCATTCATGCACTTTGGATGCGTCGTTGCCGCTCTCTTGAACAAACACTGACTAAAAGTGTGACACCTGTCATCCGAATATGGCTCAGCACAGGGTTGGTTTTTTTCCTTTATCCGCTGATTTCCGTATTTTCGCACTTCTTTAAATCACGATGGAAATAA
- a CDS encoding flippase-like domain-containing protein — protein sequence MTSGLTGFIRFVNQNSRWMIWSLKVITIGILVWILTYIDWDLLFQTSAQANFSLLVVVLHLAIPNLFFSWLKWDYVVRFLDHTVRRRDTFSSVLSGVALDTVTISHFGDYAGRMINLARYPKLSLVLLQFFEKVYLTVISIFFGSLSLIIISLKMPETASGGTILFWIGVVLHLFSWISLVVSFRPHWTASLISGWTFLPVSFRAQLTETSRRIRIEDCVYLFIINHLKYFTFIIQFYLIVLAFQPISALDGFLGASATMVVRTILSGLTIGDLGIRELSSIYFFGQFGISLEVAFFSALLLFIINRLVPSLFGMGIILASEIKFEPVSRQFRFFRIPEKRHPARKTTQNGPRIPS from the coding sequence TTGACTTCAGGCCTTACCGGATTTATTCGTTTTGTAAACCAGAATAGCCGATGGATGATCTGGAGTCTGAAGGTAATTACCATTGGAATTCTGGTCTGGATCCTGACCTATATTGATTGGGACCTGCTCTTCCAGACCTCGGCACAGGCCAATTTTTCCCTTTTGGTGGTGGTTCTTCACCTGGCCATTCCCAATTTGTTCTTCTCCTGGCTGAAATGGGATTATGTGGTCCGGTTTCTCGATCATACCGTTCGCCGGCGCGATACCTTTTCCTCGGTTCTTTCGGGTGTGGCTCTTGATACGGTGACCATCAGCCATTTCGGAGACTACGCCGGTCGAATGATCAATCTGGCAAGGTATCCGAAACTGAGTCTGGTATTGCTTCAGTTTTTCGAGAAAGTTTACCTGACCGTTATCTCGATTTTCTTTGGTTCCCTTTCCCTGATCATTATCAGTCTGAAAATGCCAGAAACAGCCTCGGGCGGAACGATTCTTTTCTGGATTGGTGTGGTGCTTCATCTGTTCTCATGGATCAGTCTGGTGGTGAGTTTCAGGCCTCACTGGACAGCCAGTCTGATTTCCGGATGGACCTTTCTGCCGGTGTCCTTCCGCGCACAGCTGACCGAAACCTCACGCAGGATCCGGATTGAAGATTGTGTTTACCTGTTTATTATCAATCATCTGAAGTATTTTACATTCATCATTCAGTTCTATCTGATCGTACTTGCCTTTCAACCCATTTCAGCTCTGGACGGATTTCTTGGTGCATCGGCCACGATGGTCGTCCGAACCATTCTTTCCGGCCTGACCATTGGTGATCTTGGTATCAGGGAATTATCCTCCATCTATTTCTTCGGTCAGTTTGGAATCAGCCTCGAAGTCGCCTTTTTCTCGGCCTTACTGCTCTTTATCATCAACCGGCTGGTTCCTTCTCTGTTCGGAATGGGAATCATTCTTGCCAGTGAAATCAAGTTTGAACCAGTGTCCCGGCAATTCAGGTTTTTCCGAATTCCCGAAAAACGGCATCCAGCCAGAAAAACCACTCAAAACGGACCCCGCATTCCATCATGA
- a CDS encoding glycosyltransferase, producing the protein MIWLVTAALLVYLILLGWFSLGLVRLRRQKSVHHDQSPAITVIIPVRNEEKSIRSCLESIWSGSNPAFIRQIVVVDDESNDETVRIVTDLKTTIPVLICVPCSQFPQFNTIRSPKKRAVRIGLEVALTDWIALTDGDTRVPANWLEHMCSKLNPETRLVGGPVEFNQPDQWFFKWLHAEFAGLMLVAAGSIGFNRPTLINGANMLLSRKGFFESGGYGSDQAVISGDDEMLMHRLHRNQPGSVAYCLSREAVVTTDPPGSTGEWIHQRLRWASKSTDYTSLPYRLFLASFWFIHAIFLTGFIWSLVTLNGWLFLLLQIKTLADLGFLLTANRLFLSKPIHWTTPIWSEWLQTTYMVLTGLAGLRKRFSWKGRNW; encoded by the coding sequence ATGATCTGGCTGGTGACGGCCGCATTACTGGTTTATCTCATTCTGCTGGGTTGGTTCTCCCTTGGCCTGGTGAGGCTCAGGCGACAGAAATCCGTTCATCACGATCAGTCCCCCGCAATCACCGTCATCATTCCGGTCAGGAATGAGGAAAAATCCATCCGTTCGTGTCTGGAATCCATCTGGTCAGGCTCCAATCCAGCCTTTATCAGACAGATCGTGGTGGTTGATGATGAGTCCAACGATGAGACCGTACGAATCGTTACTGACCTTAAAACCACCATACCGGTGCTGATCTGCGTTCCCTGCTCACAATTTCCACAATTCAATACCATACGCAGCCCCAAAAAACGCGCAGTCCGAATTGGATTGGAAGTGGCCCTTACCGACTGGATAGCGCTGACAGATGGCGATACACGTGTACCGGCCAACTGGCTTGAACACATGTGTTCAAAGCTCAACCCGGAAACCCGACTTGTGGGCGGACCTGTGGAGTTTAACCAACCGGATCAATGGTTTTTCAAGTGGCTTCATGCCGAATTCGCCGGCCTGATGCTGGTAGCAGCAGGATCCATCGGATTTAACCGCCCGACTCTGATCAACGGGGCAAACATGCTGCTTTCCAGAAAAGGATTTTTTGAGTCGGGTGGCTATGGGTCAGATCAGGCAGTTATCAGCGGAGATGATGAAATGCTGATGCACCGGCTTCACCGGAACCAACCAGGGTCGGTTGCCTACTGTCTTTCCCGGGAGGCTGTCGTTACCACCGACCCGCCTGGGTCCACTGGTGAATGGATTCATCAGCGGCTGAGATGGGCGAGCAAATCAACCGACTACACGTCCTTACCTTATCGGCTTTTCCTCGCTTCTTTCTGGTTCATTCACGCCATTTTTCTAACTGGATTTATATGGTCTTTGGTTACCCTGAACGGATGGCTTTTCCTTCTGCTTCAGATAAAAACCCTGGCCGATCTGGGATTTCTTCTGACAGCTAACCGGCTTTTCCTTTCAAAACCCATTCATTGGACAACACCCATCTGGTCCGAATGGCTTCAGACCACCTACATGGTTCTGACCGGACTCGCTGGCCTCAGGAAAAGGTTTTCCTGGAAAGGCCGCAACTGGTGA
- a CDS encoding polysaccharide deacetylase family protein — translation MIISNPLTIWLNQWKVPGFCIPGQTKANTIWLTIDDGPSLHINRLMDFLAETNTPALHFFSADKKDRLQQLPEIPAGSAIGLHGYSHCRYNQLTLDELIAEIDQCRQSPLTRYPLFRPWFRSPYGSWRPGLHTLLREAGWKPLYWGFLAGDWVPSFQPEQLQKLSSQWLKPGMIIVLHDKDHQTDRLIQSVEVITRICHEHHFSIGKWT, via the coding sequence GTGATCATCTCGAATCCGCTTACCATCTGGCTGAATCAGTGGAAGGTGCCCGGTTTCTGCATTCCGGGCCAGACAAAGGCCAACACCATCTGGCTGACCATCGACGATGGCCCTTCCCTGCACATCAACCGTCTGATGGATTTCCTGGCGGAAACAAACACCCCGGCTTTGCACTTTTTCAGTGCGGATAAAAAAGATAGACTGCAGCAGCTTCCCGAAATTCCGGCTGGTTCGGCCATCGGGTTGCATGGCTACTCACACTGCCGGTATAACCAGCTGACACTGGATGAGCTGATCGCGGAAATTGATCAATGCCGTCAGTCTCCGCTGACCAGATATCCCCTATTTCGTCCGTGGTTTCGTTCTCCCTATGGTTCGTGGCGGCCCGGGCTGCACACATTACTCAGAGAAGCAGGCTGGAAACCATTGTATTGGGGATTCCTCGCCGGTGACTGGGTTCCTTCTTTTCAGCCGGAGCAACTGCAGAAACTCAGCAGTCAATGGCTGAAACCGGGGATGATAATCGTCCTCCACGACAAAGACCATCAAACCGACCGGCTAATTCAATCCGTAGAGGTTATTACCCGGATTTGTCATGAACACCACTTTTCCATTGGAAAATGGACATGA
- a CDS encoding glycosyltransferase: MILLVFSLGLAYLWIGLKLASALKKEDKPATTPPDGFSLIIPFRNEDKRLHLVLASLTEQKLPDCPVEVIFVDDGSTDQSVALITNTIIPGIPIRIIRSAGEGKPAALETGRQMARYSWLITTDADMRLPTGWLANLVSFTDDKTDLVCGVTLADRSGFAGSLQTLETTLLMAVAVGMHRHGHPLSATGNSMAFRASSIASAGGFESVEGSPREDHAIYQRLASLGFVIKYRLGPGSLAQTPAEPTLTTWLRQRRRWFGSPMGLTPFVLFSMSVFSLVWFLFVWGLLSGSGWMAMTAFLFKLTGDLLIVQAFGRQTGHRTPLPTLILFELIWVVPLFLLLVNRLINPVVVWKGRRYG; the protein is encoded by the coding sequence ATGATACTTTTGGTTTTTTCACTGGGGCTGGCGTACCTCTGGATTGGCCTGAAACTGGCATCCGCTTTAAAAAAGGAAGACAAACCAGCCACCACCCCACCCGACGGATTTTCCTTGATCATTCCTTTCCGGAATGAAGATAAACGCCTTCATCTCGTCCTGGCCAGTTTGACTGAACAAAAACTTCCCGACTGCCCGGTAGAGGTGATTTTTGTGGATGATGGCTCCACCGACCAATCCGTCGCTCTCATCACCAACACTATCATTCCAGGTATTCCAATCAGAATCATCCGATCCGCTGGAGAAGGAAAGCCCGCCGCCCTGGAGACGGGCAGGCAGATGGCCCGCTATTCCTGGCTGATCACCACTGATGCCGACATGAGGCTTCCGACCGGCTGGTTGGCGAATCTGGTTTCCTTTACAGATGACAAAACCGATCTGGTCTGTGGTGTAACCCTTGCAGACCGAAGCGGTTTTGCAGGTTCGTTACAGACACTGGAAACCACGCTATTAATGGCAGTGGCAGTTGGCATGCACCGCCATGGTCATCCTTTGTCGGCTACAGGGAACTCCATGGCATTCCGGGCCAGTTCCATCGCATCGGCAGGCGGCTTTGAGTCAGTCGAAGGTTCTCCCCGCGAAGATCACGCCATCTATCAGCGGCTGGCCAGCCTTGGTTTCGTAATCAAATATCGTCTGGGCCCCGGGTCACTGGCACAAACACCTGCAGAGCCGACTCTGACCACCTGGCTTCGCCAACGCCGTCGCTGGTTTGGTTCTCCCATGGGTCTGACCCCGTTTGTTCTATTTTCGATGTCTGTATTTTCACTGGTCTGGTTTCTGTTTGTCTGGGGTCTGCTGAGCGGATCGGGTTGGATGGCCATGACCGCGTTTCTTTTCAAATTGACAGGTGACCTGCTGATTGTTCAGGCTTTTGGCCGGCAGACAGGTCATCGCACACCCTTACCAACTTTGATTCTGTTTGAACTCATCTGGGTGGTTCCTCTATTTTTGTTACTCGTTAACCGGTTGATCAATCCGGTGGTGGTGTGGAAAGGCAGGCGATACGGATGA
- a CDS encoding radical SAM protein, which produces MKPVLANYYVTNRCNASCDFCNIWEDFKSPFIRLEDAEVNLKDLKRLGVKVIDFTGGEPLLHPKIDELLRMAKLNGFLTTITTNGLLYPKKAESLVGLIDLLHFSLDSPVKEEHDKHRGVACYDKVFESLKLARSLGEFPDLHFTVRNDNIDHLDTMIELAREHGVVLIINPLFSYGDRGDQLTPDVLDRLETYSGQAGVYLNPAFIDLRRQGGNQIKDPVCKAVSSTVVISARNELLLPCYHFNNQKIPLNGNLFEIRKSETVREAEKKQGRYDFCQGCTVNCYFEPSFAISANRYMLKSLPSKLRYSFTKFVTQRLRRKQSGPV; this is translated from the coding sequence ATGAAACCGGTTTTGGCAAATTATTATGTAACCAACCGTTGCAACGCCAGTTGCGATTTTTGCAACATCTGGGAAGATTTTAAAAGTCCCTTCATCCGTCTTGAAGACGCAGAAGTCAATCTGAAAGATCTGAAGCGACTTGGAGTTAAGGTTATCGATTTCACCGGTGGTGAACCATTGCTCCACCCTAAGATTGATGAGTTGCTCCGCATGGCCAAATTAAATGGATTTCTGACCACCATCACCACCAACGGTCTGTTATATCCGAAAAAAGCAGAATCCCTGGTCGGGTTGATTGACCTGCTGCATTTTTCACTCGACAGTCCGGTAAAAGAAGAACATGACAAGCACCGTGGAGTGGCCTGTTATGACAAGGTCTTTGAATCGTTGAAACTGGCACGGTCTCTGGGTGAGTTTCCAGACCTTCATTTCACGGTCCGGAATGACAACATTGATCATCTGGATACGATGATTGAACTGGCCAGAGAACACGGGGTGGTACTGATCATCAATCCGCTGTTCAGCTATGGTGATCGCGGCGATCAGCTGACTCCGGATGTGTTGGACCGGTTAGAAACATACAGCGGGCAGGCGGGTGTTTACCTGAACCCGGCATTTATCGATCTGCGACGACAGGGCGGGAATCAGATCAAGGACCCGGTCTGTAAGGCGGTTTCATCAACCGTTGTCATCAGTGCCCGGAATGAGCTGTTACTTCCCTGCTACCATTTTAATAACCAGAAAATTCCGCTCAATGGCAACCTGTTTGAAATCCGGAAGTCAGAAACGGTCCGTGAAGCAGAAAAGAAACAAGGACGATATGATTTTTGTCAGGGTTGTACGGTGAATTGTTACTTCGAACCTTCATTTGCCATCTCGGCAAACCGGTACATGCTGAAGTCACTTCCTTCAAAGCTTCGGTATTCCTTCACCAAATTTGTTACCCAACGTCTTCGCAGGAAACAATCCGGGCCGGTTTAA
- a CDS encoding STAS domain-containing protein — translation MSIKVSHVGPVSVLELNGKLMGGDETKEVRDEVAKLVKDGHTKIVLDLGNIKWMNSSGLGAIVSCLNTVKDAGGAMKLVRVEQKIESLLVVTQLIKVFECHKSVDDAVNSF, via the coding sequence ATGAGTATCAAGGTCAGCCATGTCGGACCTGTATCGGTTCTCGAGTTGAATGGAAAACTGATGGGCGGCGATGAGACCAAAGAGGTCCGTGATGAAGTCGCTAAACTCGTGAAAGACGGGCATACCAAAATCGTACTCGATCTGGGTAATATTAAATGGATGAACAGCTCCGGACTTGGTGCCATCGTCAGCTGTCTGAACACAGTGAAAGATGCGGGCGGTGCCATGAAACTGGTTCGCGTTGAGCAAAAAATCGAATCACTCCTGGTAGTCACTCAACTGATCAAAGTATTTGAGTGTCACAAGTCGGTTGATGACGCTGTAAACAGTTTCTGA
- a CDS encoding tRNA-(ms[2]io[6]A)-hydroxylase, translated as MLKLKVETPRGWVDQVMESPADLVTDHIHCEQKAVLSALSLMNAWPDHTELVAAMADLAEEEASHIRMVIDFARERGYAYRKAGSDRYASRLHPLIRKGTTFKLLDQLLISAIIEARSCERFDLIVRFSHDAGFRNFYRTLFESEARHYALFVNLALTYYNREVVFARLDELLNAEADIIGSLPPEPCMH; from the coding sequence ATGCTTAAACTTAAAGTGGAGACTCCCCGGGGCTGGGTTGACCAGGTGATGGAGTCACCTGCCGATCTCGTCACCGACCACATACACTGCGAACAAAAGGCGGTTCTCTCTGCCCTTTCTCTGATGAATGCCTGGCCGGATCATACCGAACTGGTTGCAGCCATGGCTGATCTGGCTGAGGAAGAAGCATCCCACATCCGGATGGTGATTGATTTCGCCCGTGAACGCGGGTACGCTTACCGGAAGGCCGGTTCAGACCGGTATGCCAGCCGGTTACACCCACTCATCCGCAAAGGAACCACGTTTAAACTGCTCGATCAGCTGCTGATTTCGGCCATTATTGAAGCAAGGAGTTGTGAGCGGTTCGATCTGATTGTCCGGTTCTCACATGATGCTGGATTCAGAAATTTCTACCGGACGCTCTTTGAGTCAGAAGCGCGGCATTACGCTTTGTTTGTCAATCTGGCATTGACTTATTATAACCGTGAGGTTGTTTTTGCGCGATTGGACGAATTGTTGAATGCCGAAGCCGATATCATCGGCTCCCTGCCTCCAGAACCCTGTATGCATTGA
- the lipB gene encoding lipoyl(octanoyl) transferase LipB, with the protein MKELIRFVNLGVKPYEETLVLQRKLVEQLHSDNSSDDVVLLVEHPHVFTVGRKKDALQNVLNPGEIPVIEIERGGDVTYHGPGQLVIYPIMNLEAIHTHLDFYLRSLEDIVIRTLSKWGIKGTKVKGYTGVWIGDRKIASIGIAVKKWITFHGIALNVNTDLSYFSRIQPCGLNAEVMTSMQAITTREIPIDQVIYHLIKEFEQEFNRTASLIPAGDLTV; encoded by the coding sequence GTGAAAGAATTGATCCGGTTTGTTAATCTGGGGGTAAAACCCTATGAAGAAACGCTTGTGCTTCAGAGAAAGCTGGTTGAACAACTCCACTCAGACAACAGCAGCGATGATGTCGTTCTTTTAGTAGAACACCCTCACGTGTTTACAGTGGGAAGGAAAAAGGACGCCCTGCAGAATGTGCTTAATCCCGGTGAAATACCGGTGATTGAAATTGAACGGGGTGGTGATGTAACCTACCATGGCCCGGGACAATTGGTTATTTATCCGATCATGAATCTGGAAGCCATTCACACCCATCTCGATTTTTACCTCAGAAGTCTTGAAGATATCGTGATCAGGACTCTGAGTAAATGGGGAATAAAAGGCACCAAAGTAAAAGGTTATACCGGTGTATGGATAGGAGACCGGAAAATTGCCTCCATCGGGATTGCCGTTAAAAAGTGGATCACCTTTCATGGCATTGCTCTGAATGTCAACACAGATCTGTCTTATTTTTCCCGCATTCAGCCTTGCGGTTTAAACGCTGAAGTCATGACATCCATGCAGGCCATAACAACCCGGGAAATTCCCATTGATCAGGTCATTTACCATCTGATTAAGGAATTTGAACAGGAATTTAACCGGACGGCCTCATTGATTCCTGCAGGCGATTTAACAGTCTGA
- a CDS encoding SDR family oxidoreductase, with product MTSQVTDHNRPVAVVTGGIRRLGLAITRHLLISGYRVVGTSHEKEPVLPFDLADHPCFHFFSLDYCNLKAEDYIATVGQMVTLSGGSPVVLINNAAVIRETRLGTVNDSDWEQLFAINLKGLFFLTQALIPHMKTGHIINIADTAGSLNWTRYLVYSLTKSGVIHLTRQLAIACAPSVQVNAIAPGTVIPFDAAGEEELAFAKSRSLLNRIGSPEEVIRLIDVILKSTFMTGSVLTVDGGRALL from the coding sequence ATGACTTCTCAGGTAACTGATCATAACAGGCCGGTGGCCGTGGTAACGGGTGGAATCCGACGTCTCGGATTGGCGATCACGCGTCATTTGCTTATTTCCGGCTATCGGGTGGTTGGCACTTCACACGAGAAGGAACCCGTACTGCCTTTCGACCTGGCTGACCACCCCTGTTTTCATTTTTTTTCACTCGACTACTGTAACCTGAAGGCTGAGGATTATATCGCCACAGTCGGACAAATGGTAACCCTGTCGGGTGGTTCGCCGGTGGTTCTGATTAATAATGCGGCCGTGATCAGGGAAACCAGGCTTGGGACCGTTAATGATTCAGATTGGGAACAACTGTTTGCCATCAACCTGAAAGGGTTGTTTTTCCTGACCCAGGCTCTTATTCCACATATGAAAACCGGGCACATCATCAACATCGCCGATACAGCAGGCAGTCTGAACTGGACCCGTTATCTGGTTTATTCGCTCACCAAGTCGGGTGTAATCCATCTGACCCGGCAACTGGCGATTGCCTGTGCACCTTCTGTTCAGGTCAATGCCATTGCTCCCGGGACTGTCATCCCATTCGATGCAGCAGGAGAAGAAGAACTGGCCTTCGCAAAATCCCGGTCTCTGCTGAACCGGATCGGCTCTCCCGAGGAGGTGATCCGGTTGATTGATGTTATCCTGAAAAGTACCTTCATGACTGGTTCGGTATTAACTGTTGACGGGGGACGTGCACTGCTGTGA
- a CDS encoding RNA methyltransferase gives MSRPASQAELSAASALFQKKFRKETGTFLAEGIHLITDLARHPQWVEKVFWYPGEETSLPSWLKPFPESCIRLVTLRQLEKLTETGHPQPVVAIVRNPWAGYQLSQTGVKKILCLFNVQDPGNLGTLIRTAAWFGWDAVLLTPDCADWTSPKVIRSTAASCFSIPVVNDDRELGLLNQLALSHRIYRLEMDGSPIRSVSSQQDPLVLLVGNEAHGFRSMLASRIPETAISIHISGKNPLIDSLNAGVAGAIAIYDFSGN, from the coding sequence GTGAGTCGCCCGGCTTCACAAGCCGAGCTGTCGGCAGCCTCCGCCCTTTTTCAGAAAAAATTCCGTAAAGAAACGGGCACCTTTCTGGCAGAAGGCATTCATCTGATCACAGACCTGGCCCGGCATCCGCAGTGGGTCGAAAAAGTTTTCTGGTATCCCGGCGAGGAAACCTCTCTGCCTTCCTGGTTAAAACCGTTTCCTGAATCCTGTATCAGACTGGTTACACTGCGTCAGCTTGAAAAATTGACCGAAACCGGCCACCCTCAGCCTGTGGTGGCCATCGTCAGAAATCCGTGGGCTGGTTATCAGCTTTCCCAAACCGGTGTAAAAAAAATTCTGTGCCTTTTCAATGTTCAGGATCCTGGTAACCTGGGGACGCTTATCCGGACGGCTGCCTGGTTTGGTTGGGATGCGGTTCTGCTGACACCAGACTGTGCCGACTGGACTTCACCAAAGGTGATACGAAGCACGGCGGCCTCGTGCTTTTCGATCCCGGTTGTGAACGATGACCGTGAATTGGGGCTACTGAACCAACTGGCACTTTCGCACCGCATTTACCGTCTGGAAATGGATGGAAGTCCCATCAGATCTGTCAGTTCCCAACAGGACCCGTTGGTTTTGCTGGTTGGAAATGAGGCTCATGGTTTCCGCAGTATGCTGGCCTCCCGGATTCCCGAAACGGCCATTTCAATCCATATCAGCGGAAAAAACCCACTAATCGATTCACTCAATGCCGGTGTCGCCGGTGCGATTGCCATCTATGACTTCTCAGGTAACTGA
- a CDS encoding gamma carbonic anhydrase family protein, which yields MSYMKGRLLPYKNTFPKLHPSVFVTEGCYIIGDVEIGAGSSVWFGSVIRGDVFHIRIGERTNVQDGSIIHVTHDQFPTLIGNDVTIGHGVMLHGCTVHDFALIGMRATILDQAVVNKNSLVAAGTLIRERFVVPEGVLVAGVPGKIIRDLTPAEIEGLHQSSLNYQNYVKSYLEMEKAG from the coding sequence ATGTCGTACATGAAAGGACGGCTTTTACCTTATAAGAATACCTTTCCCAAACTCCATCCATCGGTATTTGTCACCGAAGGATGTTACATCATTGGTGATGTTGAAATCGGTGCAGGCAGCAGTGTGTGGTTTGGTTCTGTGATCCGTGGAGATGTGTTCCATATCCGGATCGGGGAGCGGACCAATGTGCAGGATGGGTCGATAATTCACGTGACACATGATCAGTTTCCGACGCTGATCGGAAATGATGTGACCATCGGCCACGGTGTGATGCTGCACGGATGTACCGTACATGATTTTGCTCTGATTGGCATGCGCGCAACCATTCTGGACCAGGCCGTTGTTAATAAAAATTCCCTCGTTGCAGCAGGAACGCTTATCCGTGAACGGTTTGTGGTTCCTGAAGGCGTTCTGGTGGCCGGCGTTCCCGGCAAAATCATCCGGGATCTGACCCCGGCAGAAATCGAAGGTCTGCATCAGTCCTCTCTTAACTATCAGAATTATGTGAAATCCTATCTGGAAATGGAAAAAGCCGGGTGA